From Cucumis melo cultivar AY chromosome 1, USDA_Cmelo_AY_1.0, whole genome shotgun sequence, a single genomic window includes:
- the LOC103492803 gene encoding indole-3-acetic acid-induced protein ARG2 codes for MARSFSNVKILSAVVSDGFSSLLTSRGYAAAAGSQGVASSAVKGAGVAAARSSNLLKKSGEEKVVGSTEKVSWVPDPVTGYYRPENRCDEIDVAELRSILLKNKN; via the exons ATGGCTCGCTCTTTCTCCAACGTTAAGATCCTCTCCGCTGTTGTTTCCGATGGATTCTCCTCCCTTCTCACCAG TCGTGGTTATGCGGCGGCGGCGGGTTCTCAAGGAGTTGCGTCGAGTGCGGTGAAAGGAGCAGGTGTTGCGGCGGCGAGGAGCAGTAATCTGTTGAAGAAATCGGGAGAAGAGAAGGTTGTTGGATCAACTGAGAAGGTTTCTTGGGTGCCGGATCCTGTCACGGGGTATTACCGACCGGAGAATCGATGCGATGAGATCGATGTTGCCGAACTCCGATCGATTCTTCTTAagaacaaaaactaa
- the LOC103492802 gene encoding uncharacterized protein LOC103492802, which yields MSPTVGALPSTSNGEAPSVYDILREFNFPIGLLPEGVVGCKLDRTTGKLEAYLKRSCHFSPDEPYELKYKSTISGNISRNRLTNLKGVSVKFMFFWVNIVEVVRNGDDLEFSIGMATASFPVDNFSECPPGACGVDCNDGKVRKIKAKSLVSSA from the coding sequence ATGTCTCCCACCGTCGGTGCCTTGCCTTCCACCAGCAACGGTGAAGCCCCGTCGGTGTACGACATTCTCCGAGAATTCAACTTCCCAATAGGTCTTCTTCCCGAAGGCGTCGTGGGTTGTAAGTTAGATCGAACTACTGGAAAATTGGAGGCTTATTTGAAACGATCATGCCATTTCTCACCCGATGAGCCATATGAATTGAAATACAAATCCACTATTAGTGGAAACATTTCAAGGAATAGATTGACAAATCTAAAAGGGGTGAGTGTGAAGTTTATGTTCTTTTGGGTTAACATTGTGGAGGTGGTGAGAAATGGTGACGATCTAGAATTCTCGATCGGGATGGCTACGGCGTCGTTTCCTGTTGATAATTTCTCCGAGTGCCCGCCGGGTGCGTGTGGAGTCGATTGCAATGATGGAAAAGTCAGGAAAATTAAAGCTAAATCTCTTGTTTCATCAGCTTGA
- the LOC103492801 gene encoding uncharacterized protein LOC103492801 yields MSFSKLLASLLLLASISLSTSLISDPKTLTAYDILQQYGFPVGILPIGATGYELNRATGEFSLYLNQRCKFKIDSYELEYKSTVQGVISQGRIRKLKGVSVKIVLLWLSIVEVVNDGDDLQFSVGIASANFPLDSFYESPRCGCGFDCDNGAGSLVSAS; encoded by the coding sequence ATGAGTTTCTCTAAACTTTTGgcttctcttcttctccttgCTTCAATCTCATTATCAACCTCCCTCATCTCCGATCCAAAAACTCTTACCGCCTACGATATTCTCCAACAGTACGGTTTCCCCGTCGGCATTCTTCCTATCGGTGCAACCGGCTATGAATTGAACAGAGCCACCGGTGAATTCAGCCTCTACCTGAATCAGAGATGCAAATTCAAGATCGATTCCTATGAACTGGAGTACAAATCTACCGTACAAGGCGTGATTTCCCAAGGCAGAATCAGGAAACTCAAAGGTGTTTCTGTTAAGATCGTCCTCTTGTGGCTCAGCATCGTGGAAGTCGTTAACGATGGTGACGACCTTCAATTTTCTGTTGGGATAGCTTCTGCCAATTTCCCGCTTGACAGTTTCTACGAGTCGCCGCGGTGTGGATGTGGATTTGATTGCGATAATGGCGCTGGGAGCTTGGTTTCGGCTTCTTGA
- the LOC127148582 gene encoding uncharacterized protein LOC127148582 produces MLEDTRLPMPMTRGSKLFHIILLVFSWQYCTKVDATFQDVTGFFDFDFGSFGSGGVGILDDTKKGVSAPASAPSIAPTSFDNKDDEASSFDFEFTKNINGGVGASNDNHKINLKGSGTLDVSHEVDASNDGHKMNWKKSGTIDFSNDDHKMNLNSGSTIDVSHEVDVSNDDHKVNLKKDDTIDVSNEDDKTNLKGGDTVDVSHEVDVSNDDHKVNLKKDDSIDVSNEDHKTNLKSSGTVDVSKEDHKTNLKSGGTVDVSHEVDVSNDDHKVNLQKGGSIDVSNEDHKTNLKGGSTVDVSHEVDVSNDDHKVNLKKDDSIDVSNEDHKTNLKSSGTVDVSNEDHKTNLKSGGTVDVSHEVDVSNDDHKVNLQKGGSIDVSNKDHKTNLKGGDTVDVSHKVDVSNDDHKVNLQKGGSIDVSNKDHKTNLKGGSTVDVSHEVDVSNDHHKVNLQKGGSIDVSNEDHKTNMKSNDTVNVSNEDHKTNLKSGGTVDVSHEVDVSNDDHKVNLQKGGSIDVSNKDHKTNLKGGSTVDVSHEVDVSNDHHKVNLQKGGSIDVSNEDHKTNMKSNDTVNVSNEDHKTNLKSGGTVDVSHEVDVSNDDHKVNLQKGGSIDVSNKDHKTNLKGGSTVDVSHEVDVSNDHHKVNLQKGGSIDVSNEDHKTNMKSNGTVNVSNEDHKTNLKSGGTVDVSHEVDVSNDDHKVNLQKGGSIDVSNEDHKTNLKSGDTVDVSHEVDVSNDNHKVNLQKGGSIDVSNDNHKTNLKSGGTVDVSHEVDVSNNDHKVNLQKGGTIDVSNDGHKTNLKSGGTVDVSREVGVSNDDNKIDLNKGVTIDASNAHKINLKSGGTIDVSGDGITNGKMKGDGIFGGKMGGNGIFGGKMGGDGTIGGKMGGDVKMGGGGTMGGKMGGDVKMGGGGTFDFSGNGIMSGKLRGGASIGLGSTGRIG; encoded by the coding sequence ATGCTTGAAGACACTCGATTACCAATGCCCATGACAAGAGGTTCCAAGCTTTTCCACATCATTCTCCTAGTGTTTTCTTGGCAATATTGTACCAAGGTGGATGCCACTTTCCAAGATGTCACTGGCTTTTTTGATTTCGACTTTGGTTCATTCGGATCAGGAGGTGTTGGAATTCTAGACGACACGAAAAAGGGTGTAAGTGCTCCAGCATCGGCACCAAGTATTGCTCCTACTAGTTTTGATAATAAAGACGATGAAGCTTCGTCATTTGATTTCGAATTTACTAAAAATATCAATGGTGGAGTTGGTGCTTCTAATGATAATCACAAAATTAATTTGAAGGGGAGTGGCACACTTGATGTTTCTCATGAAGTTGATGCTTCTAATGATGGTCACAAAATGAATTGGAAGAAGAGTGGCACAATTGATTTTTCTAATGACGATCACAAAATGAATTTGAATAGTGGTAGCACAATTGATGTTTCTCATGAAGTTGATGTTTCTAATGATGATCACAAAGTTAATTTGAAGAAGGATGACACAATTGATGTTTCTAATGAGGATGACAAAACTAATTTGAAGGGTGGCGACACAGTTGATGTTTCTCATGAAGTTGATGTTTCTAATGATGATCACAAAGTTAATTTGAAAAAGGATGACTCAATTGATGTTTCTAATGAAGATCACAAAACTAATTTGAAGAGTAGTGGCACAGTTGATGTTTCTAAGGAGGATCACAAAACTAATTTGAAGAGTGGTGGCACAGTTGATGTTTCTCATGAAGTTGATGTTTCTAATGATGATCACAAAGTTAATTTGCAGAAGGGTGGCTCAATTGATGTTTCAAACGAGGATCATAAAACTAATTTGAAGGGTGGCAGTACAGTTGATGTTTCTCATGAAGTTGATGTTTCTAATGATGATCACAAAGTTAATTTGAAAAAGGATGACTCAATTGATGTTTCTAATGAAGATCACAAAACTAATTTGAAGAGTAGTGGCACAGTTGATGTTTCTAACGAGGATCACAAAACTAATTTGAAGAGTGGTGGCACAGTTGATGTTTCTCATGAAGTTGATGTTTCTAATGATGATCATAAAGTTAATTTGCAGAAGGGTGGCTCAATTGATGTTTCTAACAAGGATCATAAAACTAATTTGAAGGGTGGCGACACAGTTGATGTTTCTCATAAAGTTGATGTTTCTAATGATGATCACAAAGTTAATTTGCAGAAGGGTGGCTCAATTGATGTTTCTAACAAGGATCATAAAACTAATTTGAAGGGTGGCAGCACAGTTGATGTTTCTCATGAAGTTGATGTTTCTAATGATCATCACAAAGTTAATTTGCAGAAGGGTGGCTCAATTGATGTTTCTAATGAGGATCACAAAACTAATATGAAGAGTAATGACACGGTTAATGTTTCTAACGAGGATCACAAAACTAATTTGAAGAGTGGTGGCACAGTTGATGTTTCTCATGAAGTTGATGTTTCTAATGATGATCACAAAGTTAATTTGCAGAAGGGTGGCTCAATTGATGTTTCTAACAAGGATCATAAAACTAATTTGAAGGGTGGCAGCACAGTTGATGTTTCTCATGAAGTTGATGTTTCTAATGATCATCACAAAGTTAATTTGCAGAAGGGTGGCTCAATTGATGTTTCTAATGAGGATCACAAAACTAATATGAAGAGTAATGACACGGTTAATGTTTCTAACGAGGATCACAAAACTAATTTGAAGAGTGGTGGCACAGTTGATGTTTCTCATGAAGTTGATGTTTCTAATGATGATCACAAAGTTAATTTGCAGAAGGGTGGCTCAATTGATGTTTCTAACAAGGATCATAAAACTAATTTGAAGGGTGGCAGCACAGTTGATGTTTCTCATGAAGTTGATGTTTCTAATGATCATCACAAAGTTAATTTGCAGAAGGGTGGCTCAATTGATGTTTCTAATGAGGATCACAAAACTAATATGAAGAGTAATGGCACGGTTAATGTTTCTAACGAGGATCACAAAACTAATTTGAAGAGTGGTGGCACAGTTGATGTTTCTCATGAAGTTGATGTTTCTAATGATGATCATAAAGTTAATTTGCAGAAGGGTGGCTCAATTGATGTTTCTAACGAGGATCACAAAACTAATTTGAAGAGTGGTGATACAGTTGATGTTTCTCATGAAGTTGATGTTTCTAATGATAATCACAAAGTTAATTTGCAGAAGGGTGGCTCAATTGATGTTTCTAATGACAATCACAAAACTAATTTGAAGAGTGGTGGCACAGTTGATGTTTCTCATGAAGTTGATGTTTCTAATAATGATCACAAAGTTAATTTGCAGAAGGGCGGCACCATTGATGTTTCTAATGATGGTCACAAAACTAATTTGAAGAGTGGTGGTACAGTTGATGTTTCTCGTGAAGTTGGTGTTTCTAATGATGATaacaaaattgatttgaacAAGGGTGTCACAATTGATGCTTCTAATGCTCACAAAATTAATTTGAAGAGTGGTGGCACAATTGATGTTTCTGGTGATGGAATAACCAATGGAAAGATGAAAGGTGATGGAATATTCGGTGGAAAGATGGGAGGTAATGGAATATTCGGCGGAAAGATGGGAGGTGATGGAACAATCGGTGGAAAGATGGGAGGTGATGTAAAGATGGGAGGTGGTGGAACAATGGGCGGAAAGATGGGAGGTGATGTAAAGATGGGAGGTGGTGGCACATTTGATTTTTCTGGCAATGGAATAATGAGCGGAAAGCTGAGAGGTGGTGCCAGCATTGGTCTAGGGAGCACAGGGAGAATTGGTTAA
- the LOC103492892 gene encoding exocyst complex component SEC15B codes for MSSTKNRRKVAPSAADSGDTADKLDQLLLSSAICNGEDLAPFVRKAFASGKPETLLHHLRAFSKSKESEIEEVCKAHYQDFILAVDDLRSLLSDVDSLKSALYDSNSKLQSVGLPLLSSLDAFVEARTVSRNLNLALDSVRACVNTIELCSRANKHLEEGNFYMALKCLDSIENEYLEKTPSSTLKRMLEKNIPDIRSYIERKVSKEFGDWLVDIRAVSRTLGQLAISQASSARQREEDLRIKQRQAEEQSRLSLRDCVYVLEEEDEDGLGAVGDDAKDLYSNGGGGLLGFDLTPLYRAYHIHQTLGLEDRFKQYYFENRKLQLTSDFQVSSMTPFLESHQTFFAQIAGFFIVEDRIFRTSGGLISKMEVENLWETAMSKMCSVLEDQFSRMQTANHLLLIKDYVSLLGVTLRRYWYPVEPLLDVLSKHRDKYHELLISDCRKQITEALSADKFEQMLMKKEYEYSMNVLSFQLQVSDIVPAFPFVAPFSSTVPDCCRIVRSFIEDSVSFMSYGGQLDFYDVVKKYLDRLLSEVLDGALLKLISTSVHGVSQAMQVAANMAVFERACDFFFRHAAQLSGIPLRMAERGRRQFPLSKARDAAEETLSGLLKAKVDGFMMLIENVNWVPDEPLQNGNEYVNEVIIYLETLVSTAQQILPVQVLKRVLQDVLSHISVMIVGALQSDSVKRFNVNAVMGIDVDIKLLEGFVDSQASIFAEEDLNQLKAALSEARQMINLLLSSHPENFLNAVIRERSYYSLDHKKVVTISEKLKDSSDRLFGTFGSRTMKQNPKKKSLDTLIKRLRDVS; via the coding sequence ATGAGCTCCACCAAAAACCGCCGGAAGGTGGCTCCGTCAGCCGCTGATTCCGGTGACACAGCCGACAAACTTGACCAGCTTCTTCTTTCTTCGGCGATCTGTAACGGTGAGGATCTAGCTCCGTTTGTACGAAAAGCTTTTGCCTCCGGGAAGCCGGAGACTCTGCTTCATCACCTACGCGCGTTCTCTAAGTCCAAGGAATCGGAGATCGAAGAAGTTTGCAAGGCTCACTACCAGGACTTCATCCTTGCAGTTGATGACCTCCGATCTCTTCTTTCTGATGTTGATTCTCTTAAATCTGCTCTCTATGATTCGAACTCTAAACTTCAATCTGTCGGTCTTCCTTTACTTTCTTCTTTAGATGCCTTCGTCGAAGCACGGACGGTGTCGAGGAACCTCAATCTCGCACTCGACTCGGTCCGCGCCTGTGTTAATACCATTGAGCTTTGTTCGAGAGCGAACAAACACTTGGAGGAAGGCAATTTCTATATGGCTTTGAAATGCTTGGACTCTATTGAGAACGAGTATTTGGAGAAAACGCCGTCTTCGACGCTGAAAAGGATGTTGGAGAAGAATATTCCTGATATTCGTTCATATATAGAGAGGAAAGTGAGTAAAGAGTTTGGAGATTGGCTGGTGGATATCCGAGCCGTCAGTCGGACTTTGGGGCAATTAGCAATCAGTCAAGCGTCGTCGGCTCGTCAACGTGAAGAGGATCTGCGAATCAAGCAGCGCCAAGCGGAGGAACAGAGTCGGCTTAGCTTAAGAGATTGTGTGTACGTTTTGGAGGAAGAGGATGAAGACGGCCTTGGTGCAGTTGGGGATGATGCGAAGGATTTGTATTCTAATGGCGGAGGTGGCCTCTTAGGGTTTGATTTGACTCCATTGTACAGAGCTTATCACATACACCAGACTTTAGGACTTGAAGATCGATTCAAACAGTATTACTTTGAGAATCGGAAGCTTCAGTTAACATCCGATTTTCAGGTATCATCTATGACTCCTTTTCTTGAATCTCATCAAACGTTTTTCGCTCAAATTGCTGGATTTTTCATTGTGGAGGATAGGATTTTTAGGACTAGTGGAGGTCTAATATCAAAAATGGAGGTTGAGAATCTCTGGGAGACTGCTATGAGTAAAATGTGTTCTGTTCTGGAAGATCAGTTTTCTAGGATGCAAACTGCAAATCATCTTTTGTTGATCAAGGACTATGTTAGTTTGTTAGGTGTAACTTTGCGTAGATATTGGTATCCAGTTGAACCTTTGCTAGATGTTTTGAGCAAGCACCGGGATAAGTATCACGAGCTGTTGATATCAGATTGCCGTAAACAAATTACTGAAGCATTGTCAGCTGACAAATTTGAGCAAATGCTGATGAAGAAAGAGTACGAATATTCAATGAACGTTTTATCATTTCAGTTACAAGTTTCAGATATCGTACCTGCATTTCCCTTTGTTGCACCATTTTCCTCTACTGTGCCAGATTGCTGTCGAATCGTGAGGTCGTTTATTGAGGATTCTGTGAGCTTCATGTCATATGGTGGGCAACTAGATTTCTATGATGTGGTTAAGAAGTACTTGGATAGGCTATTGAGTGAAGTCCTGGATGGAGCCTTGTTGAAGCTAATTAGTACATCTGTTCATGGAGTTTCCCAGGCCATGCAAGTGGCAGCAAATATGGCTGTTTTTGAGCGTGCATGTGATTTCTTTTTCCGTCATGCTGCTCAGCTTTCTGGTATTCCATTGAGAATGGCTGAGAGGGGTAGGAGACAGTTTCCACTGAGCAAAGCCCGTGATGCAGCAGAAGAGACTCTTTCGGGGTTACTTAAAGCAAAGGTTGATGGTTTCATGATGTTGATTGAGAATGTTAACTGGGTACCTGATGAGCCTCTACAAAATGGTAATGAATACGTAAATGAGGTTATTATATATTTGGAAACTTTGGTTTCCACAGCTCAACAGATATTGCCTGTTCAAGTCCTTAAAAGAGTATTACAAGATGTTCTTTCTCACATATCTGTGATGATCGTTGGAGCCTTACAATCTGATTCAGTAAAGAGGTTTAATGTTAATGCTGTAATGGGGATTGATGTGGATATAAAATTGTTGGAGGGTTTTGTGGATAGTCAAGCTTCTATTTTCGCGGAGGAGGATCTAAATCAGTTAAAGGCAGCTCTTTCTGAAGCAAGACAAATGATTAATTTGCTTTTGAGCAGTCATCCAGAGAATTTCCTGAATGCAGTTATTCGAGAGAGAAGTTACTACAGTCTGGACCACAAGAAAGTTGTCACAATATCTGAGAAGCTAAAAGATTCTTCGGATCGGTTATTCGGAACCTTTGGAAGTCGGACAATGAAGCAGAATCCAAAAAAGAAGTCACTGGATACTTTGATAAAAAGACTCAGGGACGTGAGCTAA